One segment of Terriglobia bacterium DNA contains the following:
- a CDS encoding SET domain-containing protein-lysine N-methyltransferase yields the protein MPMAKKSKARRRVVQIEVRKSGVHGRGVYTAQFIPQGTRVIEYTGERVSWEAAPDDHDDPHTFNFGLENGDVINPEVGGNDARWINHSCDPNCEAVEEDDRVFIDAIRDIQPGEELLYDYHMELDEPITESAKKKFACHCGASNCRGTMIELQESSG from the coding sequence ATGCCTATGGCGAAGAAAAGCAAAGCTCGGCGGCGGGTCGTGCAGATCGAGGTTCGCAAGTCCGGCGTGCACGGCCGGGGCGTTTACACCGCGCAGTTCATTCCCCAGGGCACGCGCGTCATCGAATACACAGGCGAACGCGTCTCCTGGGAAGCCGCTCCCGACGACCATGACGATCCACACACTTTCAACTTCGGCCTGGAAAACGGCGATGTAATCAATCCGGAAGTCGGCGGTAACGACGCGCGCTGGATCAATCATTCTTGCGATCCAAACTGCGAAGCGGTCGAGGAAGACGACCGCGTCTTTATTGATGCAATACGCGACATCCAACCCGGCGAGGAACTCCTTTATGATTATCACATGGAACTCGACGAACCGATCACCGAATCAGCCAAGAAGAAGTTCGCGTGCCACTGCGGCGCCTCAAATTGCCGCGGCACAATGATCGAGCTCCAAGAATCCTCCGGATAG